The Microcoleus sp. FACHB-68 genome includes a region encoding these proteins:
- a CDS encoding ABC transporter permease, which translates to MKGVVQKAGRVRRNPLREAQWWLKFELLRTLVRRELEARYKGSVLGNLWPLVTQLSQLVIYTYVFSIVLKVKLSLNGMPENNLTFGLWLFAGLLPWTAFTGGFLQASGSVVAQPNLVKKVVFPLTLLPMVPVLSAFIESAFGLMALIVLLAMTTHSLHPTLSLLPLVWLPQLLLTAGFGYLGAAMTVFLRDIPQTASVILNFWFYFTPICYPAEIIPESWRALVFWINPMAAISEVYRDLILVGEVKHWGEWGVASVVSLIVFYGGLWTYKRLRPAFADVL; encoded by the coding sequence ATGAAAGGAGTTGTCCAAAAGGCCGGCAGAGTCAGACGTAACCCCTTGAGGGAGGCTCAGTGGTGGCTGAAGTTCGAGCTGTTGAGAACGCTGGTGCGGCGAGAGTTAGAGGCACGGTATAAAGGCTCAGTTTTGGGGAATTTATGGCCGTTAGTAACTCAGTTATCACAATTGGTGATTTACACGTATGTCTTCTCAATTGTGTTGAAAGTGAAGCTCAGCTTGAACGGAATGCCGGAGAATAATTTAACGTTTGGTTTGTGGCTGTTTGCAGGCTTGTTGCCTTGGACAGCGTTTACCGGCGGCTTTCTTCAGGCATCGGGATCGGTTGTGGCGCAGCCTAATTTGGTGAAGAAGGTGGTGTTTCCGCTGACTTTGTTACCGATGGTGCCGGTGCTTTCAGCCTTCATTGAGAGTGCTTTTGGTTTAATGGCTTTAATTGTCTTGTTAGCCATGACAACCCACTCTTTACACCCAACTTTATCGTTACTGCCGCTGGTTTGGTTGCCGCAATTACTGTTAACTGCCGGCTTTGGATATTTAGGGGCGGCGATGACGGTGTTTTTGCGAGATATTCCCCAAACTGCTTCAGTCATTTTAAATTTTTGGTTCTACTTTACGCCGATTTGCTATCCAGCAGAAATCATTCCCGAAAGTTGGCGGGCGTTGGTATTTTGGATTAATCCAATGGCGGCAATTTCTGAAGTTTATCGGGATTTAATATTAGTAGGGGAAGTCAAGCACTGGGGAGAATGGGGCGTGGCTTCTGTGGTTTCTTTAATTGTGTTTTATGGAGGATTATGGACGTATAAGCGGTTGCGTCCTGCTTTTGCGGATGTTCTCTAA